A section of the Acidiphilium acidophilum genome encodes:
- a CDS encoding TrbC/VirB2 family protein produces the protein MRLFDRVRRLSARAGLSAAVMAAMSRAALAASAGGGGSNLPFMSPLQSIENTITGPFAYAITMIGLVMAGAGLVFFGEMSEFMRRLLYVVMAGSLLLGASQIVALFSGAVI, from the coding sequence ATGAGACTTTTTGATCGCGTGCGCCGCTTGTCGGCGCGGGCCGGGCTGTCGGCTGCGGTAATGGCGGCGATGTCGCGTGCCGCATTGGCGGCGAGCGCGGGCGGTGGGGGCAGCAACCTGCCCTTCATGAGCCCGTTGCAGTCGATCGAGAACACGATCACCGGCCCGTTCGCCTATGCAATCACGATGATCGGGCTGGTCATGGCGGGTGCTGGCCTCGTGTTCTTCGGTGAGATGAGCGAGTTCATGCGTCGGCTGCTTTACGTCGTGATGGCGGGCTCGCTATTGCTCGGCGCATCGCAGATCGTCGCCTTGTTTTCCGGCGCGGTGATCTGA
- a CDS encoding helix-turn-helix domain-containing protein, which translates to MEDALPNRPPSRGEPALTERMLIADVVNRRMQELHLTNPELGRLTGLNAALISNLRNARNNATLDTLARVAHALEIRVADLFLRRTD; encoded by the coding sequence ATGGAGGATGCGTTGCCGAATCGGCCCCCGAGCCGGGGAGAACCCGCTTTAACTGAACGAATGTTGATCGCCGATGTGGTCAATCGACGAATGCAGGAATTGCATTTAACGAATCCCGAGTTGGGCCGTCTGACGGGTTTGAACGCCGCTCTTATCTCCAATTTGCGGAATGCGCGGAACAATGCGACGCTTGACACACTCGCTAGAGTAGCACATGCCTTGGAAATCAGGGTCGCCGATCTATTTTTGCGTCGAACTGATTGA
- a CDS encoding VirB4 family type IV secretion/conjugal transfer ATPase: MLSLKPYRDTAAGLPDILNWGFVVDDGIVVNKDGSLLMGYEYSPPDMFAASPEEYNDLTARVNRALSRFGAGWAVWIDAIREPVESYPPRDASHFPDKISRMIDRERERQFRSQGTFYDTRHTIVFQWKPASKIGRRLQKFMYSNAGEDERAPGDLALMQFKRAMSQFEDAAGQVLGLARFGRYEIDDGYGRVQRRDSLVDHLYSTLTGEPASLNLPGFYLDALIGGRDFWTGETPKLGENYICSVALEGFPAESHPGILDLLDGLPMSTRWSSRFIFLDAREATSELEKYRKRWAFKIRDFKAQLLKIPNAPVNEDAVQMAAETSRARGHAEGGLVTYGYYTPVIVMIGPRWDDLEEQARLVVREVGRLGFAARIEAANAVEAWHGTLPGHAYPNVRRPLIHTLNLADLLPLSSVWAGKPFAPCPFYPPDSPPLLYAATGGTTPFRLNLHVDDLGHTLIFGPTGAGKSVLLATIAVQFLRYPGASVVAFDKGRSMLATVLAAGGQHFEINPNGDDGGASGMLCPLGDLSSESDVAWASEWVETCYRLQSNASCTPAQRNEIIRALNLLRDAGSRSITDFVTTVQDADVRDALKFYTLTHPMGPLLDGQADQLYGSAQFQVFEIGDLMEMGERAVIPTLLYLFRLFEKGLRGQPALLVLDEAWVMLGHPVFREKLRDWLKTLRKANCAVVIATQSLSDAQRSGMMDVLRESCPRVILLPNPEAAKDGIIEFYTQLGLNETEIQLVRQAERKREYYVTGPEGRRLIDLALGPVARAFVTVSDKPSVEAVKAMAARDREGWALHWLRQEGVRYDEYLD; encoded by the coding sequence ATGCTGAGTCTCAAGCCCTACCGTGACACTGCGGCCGGCCTGCCCGACATCCTGAATTGGGGATTTGTGGTCGATGACGGCATTGTCGTGAATAAGGATGGTTCGCTGCTGATGGGCTATGAATATAGCCCGCCTGATATGTTCGCGGCATCGCCCGAGGAATATAATGACCTGACCGCAAGGGTGAACCGTGCTCTCTCGCGGTTCGGCGCGGGCTGGGCGGTGTGGATCGATGCGATCCGTGAGCCGGTCGAATCCTACCCCCCGCGTGATGCCAGTCATTTCCCGGACAAGATATCGCGGATGATCGATCGAGAGCGGGAACGCCAGTTCCGCTCGCAAGGCACGTTCTACGATACGCGCCACACGATCGTTTTTCAGTGGAAACCGGCATCGAAGATCGGGCGGCGTTTGCAAAAGTTCATGTATAGCAATGCGGGCGAGGATGAACGCGCGCCGGGCGACCTGGCGCTGATGCAGTTCAAGCGGGCCATGTCGCAATTCGAGGATGCGGCCGGCCAAGTGCTCGGGCTGGCCCGGTTCGGCCGATACGAGATCGATGATGGCTATGGCCGGGTGCAGCGGCGGGATAGCCTGGTCGATCATCTCTATTCGACCCTCACGGGCGAACCCGCCTCCCTGAATCTGCCCGGTTTCTATCTGGATGCGTTGATCGGCGGGCGAGATTTCTGGACGGGGGAAACCCCGAAATTGGGCGAGAATTATATCTGCTCGGTCGCCCTTGAAGGGTTTCCGGCTGAATCGCATCCCGGCATCCTCGATCTGCTGGACGGGCTGCCAATGAGCACGCGCTGGTCATCTCGGTTCATATTCCTGGATGCGCGCGAAGCGACCAGCGAGCTGGAAAAATACCGCAAGCGGTGGGCCTTCAAAATTCGTGATTTCAAGGCCCAACTTCTGAAAATCCCGAATGCGCCGGTCAATGAGGATGCCGTGCAGATGGCGGCGGAAACCTCGCGCGCGCGTGGTCATGCCGAGGGCGGCCTTGTCACCTATGGCTACTATACGCCGGTCATCGTGATGATCGGGCCGCGGTGGGATGATCTGGAAGAACAAGCCCGGCTTGTGGTGCGCGAGGTCGGCCGTCTCGGCTTTGCGGCGCGGATCGAGGCGGCGAACGCCGTCGAGGCATGGCACGGCACTTTGCCGGGCCATGCCTATCCGAATGTGCGCCGGCCATTGATTCACACGCTAAATCTGGCCGACCTGCTGCCGCTATCCAGCGTATGGGCTGGCAAGCCGTTCGCGCCGTGTCCGTTCTATCCGCCGGATAGCCCGCCGCTGCTCTATGCGGCGACGGGCGGCACGACGCCGTTCCGCCTTAACCTGCATGTCGATGATCTCGGCCATACGCTGATCTTTGGGCCAACGGGTGCGGGTAAATCGGTCCTTTTGGCGACGATTGCCGTCCAGTTCCTCCGGTATCCGGGGGCATCGGTGGTGGCGTTCGACAAGGGCCGGTCAATGTTGGCAACGGTGCTGGCCGCTGGCGGCCAGCATTTCGAGATTAACCCCAATGGGGATGATGGCGGGGCCTCGGGGATGCTTTGTCCGTTGGGGGATCTGTCGAGTGAGTCGGATGTTGCCTGGGCCAGTGAGTGGGTGGAGACCTGCTACCGGCTGCAATCCAATGCGTCCTGCACGCCAGCGCAGCGCAATGAGATTATCCGGGCGCTGAACCTTTTGCGCGACGCGGGCAGCCGCTCGATCACGGATTTTGTCACGACGGTCCAGGATGCTGATGTCCGGGATGCGTTGAAATTCTACACGCTGACACATCCAATGGGACCGCTGCTCGATGGGCAGGCGGATCAGCTCTACGGCTCGGCGCAATTCCAGGTCTTTGAAATTGGCGATCTGATGGAGATGGGCGAGCGGGCGGTGATACCGACGCTGCTTTATTTGTTTCGCCTGTTTGAGAAAGGCTTGCGCGGCCAGCCGGCACTTCTGGTGCTCGATGAGGCGTGGGTGATGCTGGGGCATCCCGTGTTCCGGGAGAAGCTGCGCGATTGGTTGAAAACGCTGCGCAAGGCGAATTGCGCTGTGGTCATTGCGACACAATCGCTTTCGGATGCGCAGCGGTCGGGCATGATGGATGTGCTGCGTGAGTCGTGCCCGCGCGTGATCCTGCTGCCGAACCCCGAGGCGGCGAAGGATGGGATCATCGAGTTCTACACCCAGCTCGGCCTCAATGAGACGGAAATCCAGCTCGTGCGCCAGGCGGAGCGGAAGCGCGAGTATTACGTCACCGGCCCGGAAGGGCGGCGCCTGATTGATCTGGCCCTGGGGCCAGTTGCTCGGGCCTTCGTGACGGTCAGCGATAAGCCGAGTGTGGAGGCGGTCAAGGCGATGGCAGCGCGCGATCGCGAGGGCTGGGCGTTGCATTGGTTACGTCAGGAGGGAGTTCGTTATGATGAATATCTTGATTAA
- the trbB gene encoding P-type conjugative transfer ATPase TrbB, translating into MSASREVTQRVHDKLRRELGPQVCDLLSQDDVIEIILNADGRLWAERLGQPMVEVGTMLPGQAESLMATVASTIPTTLTRDSPILECELPLDGSRFSAVIPPVVEAPCFSIRVPAKRIFPLETYRDNGIISVRQMDILTAAIADRKNILVSGGTGSGKTTFANATIDYIARVTPEHRLAILEDTRELQCASQNVIAMRTSEAAPMDRLLRHALRQRPDRIIVGEVRDRAALTLLKSWTTGHPGGVATVHSNVDDPRAALRRLEFLVAEAFTGSAFELIGEAIDVIVTIAKTKDGARRVQGIATVAGWNGNSYDLEWDQAA; encoded by the coding sequence ATGTCGGCGTCGCGCGAGGTAACACAGCGGGTTCATGATAAGCTCCGGCGAGAGCTTGGCCCGCAGGTTTGCGACCTGCTTTCACAGGATGATGTCATCGAGATCATCCTGAACGCCGACGGGCGGCTTTGGGCCGAACGTCTCGGCCAACCGATGGTCGAGGTCGGCACCATGCTACCGGGCCAGGCGGAGAGCCTGATGGCGACGGTGGCCTCAACAATTCCGACGACTCTGACGCGCGACAGCCCGATCCTTGAATGTGAGCTGCCGCTTGATGGATCACGATTTAGTGCGGTGATTCCGCCTGTGGTGGAAGCGCCGTGTTTTTCTATTCGTGTTCCGGCGAAGCGAATTTTCCCGCTGGAAACCTATCGCGACAATGGGATCATATCGGTCCGGCAGATGGATATTCTGACAGCCGCGATCGCTGATCGAAAAAACATTCTTGTCAGCGGTGGCACCGGGTCGGGCAAGACGACATTCGCCAACGCGACCATCGATTATATCGCACGGGTGACGCCGGAGCATCGGCTGGCGATTCTTGAGGACACGCGGGAGTTGCAATGCGCCTCTCAAAACGTGATCGCCATGAGGACCAGCGAGGCGGCACCGATGGACCGGCTTTTACGCCACGCGCTGCGCCAGCGTCCTGACCGGATCATCGTCGGCGAGGTCCGTGACCGGGCCGCCCTGACCCTGCTCAAGTCCTGGACGACGGGCCACCCCGGCGGGGTGGCGACGGTGCATAGCAATGTCGATGATCCACGGGCGGCGCTCCGTCGCCTGGAATTTCTGGTGGCCGAGGCGTTCACCGGATCGGCGTTCGAGCTGATCGGTGAGGCCATCGATGTCATCGTCACCATTGCCAAGACCAAAGATGGGGCGCGGCGGGTGCAGGGCATAGCAACGGTCGCCGGCTGGAATGGCAATTCTTATGACCTGGAATGGGATCAAGCCGCATGA
- a CDS encoding EexN family lipoprotein, producing the protein MKKVIVLVLATISLAGCHKTHSVAWYRQHPHHLSETLRRCGPSNNSGVCKTATKAQEKNMLAAPPVKFNGEND; encoded by the coding sequence ATGAAGAAGGTGATTGTGCTCGTGCTCGCGACCATATCGTTAGCTGGTTGCCATAAAACGCACTCTGTGGCGTGGTATAGACAACATCCGCACCATTTATCAGAAACATTAAGGCGTTGTGGACCGTCTAATAATAGCGGGGTCTGCAAGACAGCGACCAAAGCACAAGAAAAGAATATGTTGGCAGCGCCGCCAGTCAAGTTTAATGGAGAAAACGACTGA
- the trbD gene encoding conjugal transfer protein TrbD has protein sequence MALRRLPIHRALWRPHLIAGGERDLMLGLIVFSVGLPVTTQTIFSVVVGVSLGVFGTAMLRWLAKIDPQFLKVYRRARAYRAYYSPRSRPARVDDRIRKQL, from the coding sequence ATGGCGCTCCGTCGCCTGCCGATCCATCGCGCGCTCTGGCGGCCGCATTTGATCGCGGGCGGCGAACGCGATCTGATGCTGGGTCTCATCGTTTTTTCGGTTGGCCTGCCGGTCACGACGCAGACAATTTTCTCCGTCGTGGTCGGCGTGTCGCTCGGCGTGTTCGGCACGGCGATGTTGCGCTGGCTGGCTAAGATCGATCCTCAATTTCTCAAGGTCTATCGGCGGGCGCGGGCCTATCGCGCCTATTATTCGCCCCGGTCACGTCCGGCGCGCGTCGATGATCGTATCCGGAAGCAACTCTGA